A genomic window from Candidatus Neptunochlamydia vexilliferae includes:
- the sucC gene encoding ADP-forming succinate--CoA ligase subunit beta encodes MNTHEYQAKEILKEYGMPIPEFGVAGNAAEAEQISSFLGLNEAVVKIQVHAGGRGKAGGVKFAKSKDEIIDTAKKLIGMKMVNNQTGPQGIVAQKVLITEPVDIAKEYYLGAIIDRENKEAILIASPEGGMEIEVVAEKTPEKILKLPIGLDGKVRPYHLLRLANFMGWKGETAKAGMRTAAALAKAFIETDASLLEINPLVETGKGEIWAVDAKLSVDDNALFRQKEIASFYDPMQVSENEVSAKEHDLAYISLEGNIGCMVNGAGLAMSTMDIIHHYGGKPANFLDVGGSADKEKVAAGFKIILADPNVKVILVNIFGGIMNCATIAHGVIAASKEIGMKVPLIVRLEGTNVEEGRKILKESGLAIISAEGMADAAEKSVAALKGGK; translated from the coding sequence ATGAACACTCATGAGTATCAAGCGAAAGAAATTTTAAAAGAGTATGGAATGCCCATCCCTGAGTTTGGGGTGGCGGGGAATGCTGCGGAAGCAGAGCAAATCAGTTCCTTTCTAGGACTTAACGAGGCGGTCGTTAAGATCCAGGTCCATGCCGGCGGCCGGGGAAAGGCGGGGGGCGTCAAGTTTGCCAAGAGTAAAGATGAGATTATCGATACGGCGAAAAAACTCATCGGTATGAAGATGGTGAACAACCAGACGGGCCCTCAAGGGATCGTTGCGCAAAAGGTGCTCATTACGGAGCCGGTGGACATTGCCAAAGAATACTATTTGGGGGCGATCATCGACCGGGAAAATAAGGAGGCGATCCTCATCGCTTCCCCTGAAGGGGGAATGGAGATCGAGGTGGTTGCCGAAAAAACCCCCGAGAAAATCTTAAAGCTTCCGATTGGCCTCGATGGAAAGGTGAGGCCCTATCACCTTTTAAGGCTAGCCAATTTTATGGGATGGAAAGGGGAAACGGCGAAAGCTGGGATGAGAACGGCGGCAGCACTCGCTAAGGCCTTTATCGAAACCGACGCTTCTCTTTTAGAGATCAACCCCCTTGTTGAGACGGGGAAAGGGGAGATTTGGGCGGTCGATGCGAAGCTGAGCGTCGATGACAATGCCCTCTTTCGTCAGAAGGAGATTGCGAGCTTTTATGACCCAATGCAGGTTTCTGAAAACGAAGTTTCAGCGAAAGAACATGACCTTGCCTACATCTCTTTAGAGGGAAATATTGGGTGTATGGTCAATGGGGCGGGACTTGCGATGTCGACGATGGATATCATCCATCATTACGGCGGCAAGCCGGCCAACTTTTTAGATGTGGGGGGGAGTGCCGACAAGGAAAAAGTGGCTGCGGGGTTTAAGATCATTTTAGCCGATCCCAACGTCAAAGTGATTCTCGTCAACATCTTTGGGGGGATCATGAACTGTGCGACGATTGCTCATGGAGTGATCGCTGCATCGAAAGAGATTGGGATGAAAGTGCCCCTTATTGTGAGACTTGAGGGGACCAATGTGGAAGAGGGGCGCAAAATCTTAAAAGAATCGGGCCTTGCCATTATCTCTGCAGAGGGGATGGCCGATGCTGCCGAAAAGTCGGTCGCAGCCCTTAAGGGAGGGAAGTAG